In the Pseudomonas sp. DTU_2021_1001937_2_SI_NGA_ILE_001 genome, one interval contains:
- a CDS encoding GlxA family transcriptional regulator, translating into MPSSIKVAVVAFDQISPFHLSVPCLVLGENRVHQGPWFDVRVCAAEPGPLRSTAGFSVACDHDLQGLDWADIVIVPSWRTSGDAPPQALLDGLRQAHARGARVVGLCLGAYVLAEAGLLTGCSATTHWAWAADFERRFPDVQLDPNVLYVQSASVMTSAGVAAGIDCCLHIVREHYGHDAANQVARRLVVPPHREGNQAQFIEQPVPRRLADRRMAELLDWLRAHLHQSHPIDTVAERLALSRRTFTRQFKRLTGHSFGDWLRHERIALARQRLESSAHSIEQIADECGFGSSASLRQHFLQTLQISPSAYRRLFRNGAPAPAA; encoded by the coding sequence ATGCCTTCATCCATCAAGGTCGCCGTGGTGGCCTTCGACCAGATCAGCCCTTTCCACCTCTCGGTGCCCTGTCTGGTACTGGGTGAGAACCGCGTGCACCAAGGCCCCTGGTTCGATGTGCGAGTGTGCGCCGCAGAGCCGGGCCCGCTGCGCTCCACCGCCGGCTTCAGCGTGGCCTGCGATCATGACCTGCAAGGCCTCGACTGGGCGGACATCGTCATCGTACCCAGCTGGCGAACCAGCGGGGATGCACCGCCGCAGGCCCTGCTCGATGGCCTGCGGCAAGCGCATGCCCGCGGCGCCAGGGTGGTCGGCCTGTGCCTGGGCGCCTACGTGCTGGCCGAGGCCGGACTGCTGACGGGTTGTTCGGCCACCACGCACTGGGCCTGGGCAGCGGATTTCGAACGCCGTTTCCCGGACGTGCAACTGGACCCCAATGTGCTCTACGTGCAATCCGCCAGCGTGATGACCTCGGCAGGCGTCGCCGCCGGAATCGATTGCTGCCTGCATATCGTGCGTGAGCACTATGGACACGACGCCGCCAACCAGGTGGCCCGGCGTCTGGTGGTCCCGCCCCATCGCGAAGGCAACCAGGCGCAGTTCATCGAACAGCCGGTGCCGCGCCGCCTGGCCGACCGACGCATGGCCGAGCTATTGGACTGGTTGCGCGCGCATTTGCACCAGTCGCACCCCATCGATACCGTTGCCGAGCGCCTGGCCTTGAGCCGCCGCACCTTCACCCGGCAGTTCAAGCGCCTCACCGGGCACAGCTTCGGCGACTGGCTGCGCCACGAGCGCATCGCCCTGGCCCGTCAGCGCCTGGAAAGCAGCGCCCACTCCATCGAACAGATCGCCGATGAATGCGGCTTCGGCAGCAGTGCGTCGCTGCGCCAGCATTTTCTCCAGACGCTGCAGATCTCGCCCTCGGCCTACCGCCGGCTGTTTCGCAACGGCGCGCCCGCCCCGGCGGCCTGA
- a CDS encoding nitrate/nitrite transporter, which yields MDTSFWKAGHKPTLFAAFLYFDLSFMVWYLLGPLAVQIASDLQLTTQQRGLMVATPILAGAVLRFLMGMLADQLSPKTAGVIGQVIVIVALFCAWQLGIHSYEHALLLGLFLGMAGASFAVALPLASQWYPPQHQGKAMGIAGAGNSGTVLAALIAPVLAASFGWGNVFGLALIPLVLTLVAFCLLARNAPQRAKAKSMADYFKALGDRDSWWFMFFYSVTFGGFIGLASALPGYFNDQYGLSPVTAGYYTAACVFGGSLMRPLGGALADRFGGIRTLAAMYMVAAIGIAAVGFNLPSSVAALALFVTAMLGLGAGNGAVFQLVPQRFRKEIGVMTGLIGMAGGIGGFLLAAGLGSIKQHTGDYQLGLWLFAGLAVLAWFGLLNVKRRWRTTWGSAAVTAARV from the coding sequence ATGGATACAAGCTTCTGGAAGGCCGGGCATAAACCGACCCTGTTTGCAGCCTTTCTGTATTTCGACCTGAGCTTCATGGTCTGGTACCTGCTCGGCCCGTTGGCGGTACAGATCGCCAGCGACCTGCAACTGACCACCCAGCAACGCGGGTTGATGGTGGCCACGCCGATTCTGGCCGGTGCCGTGCTGCGTTTCCTGATGGGCATGCTCGCCGATCAGCTGTCGCCGAAGACCGCCGGCGTCATCGGCCAGGTCATCGTCATCGTCGCGCTGTTCTGCGCCTGGCAGTTGGGCATCCATAGCTACGAGCACGCGCTGTTGCTCGGCCTGTTTCTCGGTATGGCCGGTGCATCCTTCGCCGTGGCCCTGCCGCTGGCCTCGCAGTGGTACCCACCACAGCATCAGGGCAAGGCCATGGGCATCGCCGGCGCCGGTAACTCGGGCACCGTACTGGCCGCGCTGATCGCCCCGGTGCTGGCTGCCAGCTTCGGCTGGGGCAACGTGTTCGGCCTGGCGCTGATCCCACTGGTGCTGACCCTCGTCGCCTTCTGCCTGCTGGCCCGCAATGCTCCGCAGCGTGCCAAGGCCAAGTCCATGGCCGACTACTTCAAGGCCCTGGGCGACCGTGACAGCTGGTGGTTCATGTTCTTCTACAGCGTGACCTTCGGCGGCTTCATCGGCCTGGCCAGTGCCCTGCCCGGCTACTTCAACGACCAGTACGGCCTGAGCCCGGTAACCGCCGGCTACTACACCGCCGCCTGCGTGTTCGGTGGCAGCCTGATGCGTCCACTGGGTGGCGCGCTGGCCGACCGCTTCGGTGGCATCCGCACCCTGGCGGCGATGTACATGGTTGCTGCCATCGGTATCGCTGCAGTGGGCTTCAACCTGCCCAGTTCGGTGGCCGCCCTGGCACTGTTCGTCACCGCCATGCTCGGCCTGGGGGCCGGCAACGGTGCGGTGTTCCAGTTGGTGCCACAGCGCTTTCGCAAGGAAATCGGCGTGATGACCGGGCTGATCGGCATGGCCGGCGGCATCGGCGGCTTCCTGCTCGCAGCCGGCCTGGGCAGCATCAAGCAGCACACCGGCGACTACCAGCTGGGCCTGTGGCTGTTCGCCGGCCTGGCGGTGCTGGCCTGGTTCGGCCTGCTCAACGTCAAGCGCCGCTGGCGCACCACCTGGGGCTCGGCGGCCGTCACCGCCGCGCGCGTGTAA
- a CDS encoding bifunctional protein-serine/threonine kinase/phosphatase: MTLQLSCAQFSASGPRSENQDALRLVTPVPALAASKGHLFALADGVSQCSDGALAAQSTLQALALDYYATPETWGITQALDKLLLAQNRWLLANGLMTTLSALVLRGRRFTLAHVGDCRVYRWQAGQLQRLSEEHVWEQPDMNHVLKRALGLDQYVVLDYREGELQEGEHLLLVSDGVWATLGDRGIASILNDQTDLDDCARALVNTAHLAGSQDNASALLIRVDALGHDDLGDTLRQLQQWPLPPALKAGQRFEGWQVRSVVARSQQSLLYRVEDHSGQPWLLKTLPPCRADEAGAGQALLLEEWFLRRVAGRHVPEVAPLPERQHLYYLMRLYPGRTLAQLFALSGPLPLTQWQDIAVRLLRASGLLHRRNIIHRDIKPENLLLDEDGELRLLDFGLAFCPGLSTQAPGELPGTPSFLAPEAFQGATPAPQQDLYAVGVTLYYLLTGQYPYGEVEAFQQPRFASLVPASRYRPDVPDWLERNLAKALVADPAQRYETAEQWLLELEQGERQVTQVRPRPWLEREPLKVWRTLALLSLLGNLLAAVALLHL; the protein is encoded by the coding sequence ATGACCTTGCAACTGAGTTGTGCGCAGTTCAGCGCCAGCGGCCCACGCAGCGAGAACCAGGACGCCCTGCGCCTGGTCACGCCGGTGCCGGCGCTGGCGGCCAGCAAGGGCCATCTGTTTGCCCTGGCCGATGGCGTCAGCCAGTGCAGCGACGGTGCCCTGGCCGCGCAATCGACCCTCCAGGCCCTGGCTCTGGATTACTACGCCACCCCGGAAACCTGGGGCATCACCCAGGCGCTGGACAAGCTGTTACTGGCGCAGAATCGCTGGCTGCTGGCCAACGGCCTGATGACCACGTTGAGTGCGCTGGTGCTGCGCGGGCGGCGCTTCACCCTGGCGCACGTCGGCGACTGCCGGGTGTACCGCTGGCAGGCCGGACAGCTGCAGCGCCTCAGCGAGGAGCATGTCTGGGAACAGCCAGACATGAACCACGTGCTCAAACGTGCCCTGGGCCTGGACCAGTATGTGGTGCTGGATTACCGGGAAGGCGAACTGCAGGAAGGCGAACACCTGCTGCTGGTCAGCGACGGTGTCTGGGCGACGCTGGGCGACCGGGGCATCGCCTCGATCCTCAACGACCAGACCGACCTGGACGACTGTGCCCGGGCACTGGTCAACACCGCGCACCTGGCCGGCAGCCAGGACAACGCCAGCGCGCTGCTGATCCGTGTCGACGCGCTGGGGCACGACGACCTGGGCGACACCTTGCGCCAGTTGCAGCAATGGCCGCTGCCTCCGGCACTCAAGGCGGGCCAGCGCTTCGAAGGCTGGCAGGTGCGCAGCGTCGTCGCCCGCTCGCAACAGTCACTGCTCTACCGGGTCGAGGACCACAGCGGCCAGCCCTGGCTGCTCAAGACTCTGCCACCCTGCCGTGCCGACGAAGCAGGCGCCGGCCAGGCGCTGCTGCTGGAAGAGTGGTTCCTGCGCCGGGTGGCGGGCCGCCACGTCCCCGAAGTGGCGCCATTGCCCGAACGCCAGCACCTGTACTACCTGATGCGCCTGTACCCCGGCCGCACCCTGGCCCAGCTGTTCGCCCTCAGCGGTCCGTTGCCACTGACGCAGTGGCAGGACATCGCGGTACGTCTGCTGCGTGCCAGCGGACTGCTGCACCGACGCAACATCATCCATCGCGACATCAAGCCGGAGAACCTGTTGCTGGATGAAGACGGCGAGTTGCGCCTGCTGGATTTCGGCCTGGCCTTCTGTCCCGGGCTGTCGACACAGGCCCCTGGCGAGTTGCCCGGCACGCCCAGCTTCCTGGCGCCGGAGGCCTTCCAGGGCGCAACGCCAGCACCGCAACAGGATCTGTATGCCGTGGGGGTGACGCTGTATTACCTGCTGACCGGGCAGTATCCGTATGGCGAGGTGGAGGCCTTCCAGCAACCGCGCTTCGCCAGCCTGGTGCCGGCCAGCCGATATCGACCCGATGTACCGGACTGGCTGGAGCGCAACCTGGCCAAGGCGCTGGTAGCCGACCCCGCGCAGCGCTACGAAACGGCGGAACAATGGCTGTTGGAACTGGAACAGGGCGAGCGGCAGGTGACGCAGGTCAGGCCCCGCCCCTGGCTGGAACGCGAGCCGCTGAAGGTCTGGCGCACCCTGGCGCTGCTGTCGCTACTGGGCAATCTGTTGGCAGCCGTAGCGCTGCTGCACCTCTAG